The genomic stretch tatatctttctagttaataagttgttgaaataaacattaatttatttgtgttaattctgtggaatttcattgaactacccttattatcgtaatcgaaataaggggatcgatcagttcgtggcgtcgattatttaatcgtaacgggaacttacaactctcgttgacgtgctatctcgcgatcgcgtctctccgcgaacggtcgaaacaaaatgattcactaaaaactgtcctgaattcctaagaatttatttaccgcaaaactgacaaagtgtttatttaaaaaatgaggttgaaggtagtccttttctttcatttcattcattttcattttctttcttaagtatggctaacacaatatctaatcaattaaaattttatattttcacgtgaaaagtttctttagataattattatcaacatgatgactaactcttacggattaatacgtgtctgtagggcaatccggtggacttgatccgctttttacttcgaaagttgagtaatcggtgtcgctttcttacgcatctttgaactgtagaaatgttttaaaattgtttgatccagaatgtaccacaccggacaatcaagaaggcaggtgccttgactacagaaaatgtaaacctctgcaagaaatatggcagatacagtaccgtacagccaccgatttttatagacgatcagtgtgcagatcccagggcaatgttacgatcgtttgctgtccggacgatccaaacaaagagaagagagaaattttaataaaaactgcgtataagtataaggcttggcgaccaccatactgtggttttagcaacgtctctcataccagggtggtcgatgataaaccagctgaacttggtacgttttatgtctttctttccgattaataataagccatttactgcaaagaatgaactttaaaggcattaaacagcacatcaatgtacatttcaattagactaaataataatgctatgattttatcggtagtagctttacttattaacttgaattatttctttcttttacttcatgttaggaagagtatctttctgcttgaaataaaaaattgatataggagtaataatatggatagagatcaaaaactgttagggcagaaattacacgtttgaactttatagttcagtatagttcaaatagaaattatatagaattatttaataatttgtattccactggaataaaaatttaatttctgtctttatcaaatctctatttcagagtatttgtacgtatgtacttatcgtctgctgtatgatcgaatatcgaataggtaataatcgttgttactcgttatgtgagaaaaaattatgtatattcacaactatgactattgcattttaggcgcttggccatggatcgctgcattaggttttcgtaatccccaaaacccagacaaaccactatggaagtgcggaggttccctgatatcggctaggcatgttttgaccgcagcacattgtgcacatatggatggaatagaaaacatacacaatcataatattgccattcttagattggtggaggaggtgccattttcgagtaactcctcaaatatatatatatatatatatatatatatatatatatatatatatatatatatatatatatatatatatatatgctattgagtattactgaaatatcatatcctgaaatttcttactgtacacatatattgtgtcataaagcgtgtacaattctttctcatacttttggtcattcgtttcctgcattttcatttatttttttatttttcagggtacgtatatcccatttgtacgaaagagcccctacgaaagagcaacttcgacggctataacccccttgttgctggatggggagcgttaagatatagtaagtgatatcaattttataataaaattaaacagttccagtcttaaatatctttcttattttcttcgtaggacgactacgacataatgcattaatggaagtacaaatgccagtgattaagaacgccgaatgcaaaatagcttattccaaatttcctaatgcacctgatatcactgatggtataatatgcgccgagcATGCTCAGGgtagagaggattcttgtacggtaattaagttacagagttactacaaactatacggtatctgaagacacgtcaattcgaattaacatcaaatcgacgtcttaaacattagaaataatagataaacacaattcaatagttttgcccacttctcacacctcattatggtatttaatctaatttccttctaatcttagttttgctcaaaatacatataacatgtacattataaattggagtatttcaatacacaaatcaatagaagattattactgtatataagtataatttcaatacaattcgatcgatatatttcagtatctttgattaaaaatttaacgatcctttcaggctgaccgcggcggaccactgctgatacaacatgaattaacctcgtatttaataggtattgtgtcttacgcttataagtgcggcacagctggctatcccagcgtttacactagggtcacatcgtaccttgacttcattctccaagcgatgcaataatatgatattactgttccataaatatcattgtgtaaaaaaggtaaagttggattttcttattgtggagataagaaacagctcaaatttacattgttttgtacgttacaaattataggcttaaaatgtacgaaatgtaactttgaaacgacactaattttttacgcacgataaacctccacgacttaggtatgtaaagatgataaacgtatattaattctattaatttggtaataataaaccaactttctgagaagttctgtaaatttcgtttctgttgtatcaagagaataatggaatattccacctagatcgtatacttcttgtatgtacatacaaaattttccggctaatctaaaacacttcataagatagagagcttctggagattcggacacagagagtgcataaaatacaagataagtctcgtgtctttcaaaattattttttattcgctaaaaacgtcctgtgtactcatgcaatcacatgcaacctcgaaacttcgcttattttttatcactttccaattcaatacactgtttctgcatttttgactatatgtaagagaaatttccattcagccaaaggtgtacttacagattatagattcctatacgactctcggtaaaaatttatccgcactccagatagttaaaacttctgtcgaccgtattgatccatctgcactcttcgtatgacgtcaatatctgttcagtgctgctgcgcaggtttcattgtgttacgtcaattcgtttgtgaccgttgcgcgagtaatggcgctttgcaatggcgatttgcaggaaaacagtgcaggatgctgtgatttgtttcttgtggtcggaggttatgtttgatgcctatatttatcaaagatttaatgcacattatggagaaagtgttttgtcacgaagtgtgtttgaatgggcacaaaagttcaaagaagatcgcacaagtgttatgaaaaaacagctggacgcccgtccacatccacgatgacaacattgaacgtgctcatgaacttatgctctatggaatagacgagtgacactggataatgtggcaaatcatttgcaaatcagccacggctctgcttatgcaatagtgcacgacagatttgggttttaaaaagtttgtgcgagatggatgccgagaaagctgatgaaaaggtgaagacgacgatgcattcgtggttcgcagctcagcccaaaacattttttaacgagaaaatacgaaggtccttcagcaaatggacaaagtgtatacagaaattgagtgattatgtcaaaaaatgatgtatgtcttttttgacaattgcttaaaataaattctacaccgacagagcgggtaactttttactcaccctcgtaagacacttaaatttccaatctattatgatgaataaaagagcttatactattaaatctaattgtattttgttgcatgagagtacacgtgtatgtgatgtacattacctttatatccccttgaacgcttcaatattgcgcatatatactatattttgtacagcttctataaaattttgtatgtctgtttaggctgttaatctagaggctggagtacaaagaagtggcacgatgatgtgggctgatgacatttataattatcaaggaatcacccctacattcgctcaggtatatatcgttgactataatgtatttaacatatatgattgttagaatattaataattaatttttaattctatcagaattttaatgaaactgtcccttgggaaggaagaactgataccttgatatcacggtttgtacatcctatatatacgacaaattttagaacattatataacgaagaaccagatcgtcgtggccatgtgatgtgaataaaaggacttgaatttgatgatatttttataatgttagataacataactaagtatcttcacagtaagataggatgacatggtttacatgatcttaatgttgttcacttgagtgatgatattataaggaaaagtgtaatatctcaggtaggatgattcataatttagaactactaactcatgtatgtattaaaaattaaagaaatatattaaattttataggatatttatgtttagtaaccagtaattcagagattggtattcatggttactataacgaggctgtagaaacgcaccctttcttctttgcaaatggtcctgtatttatgtctaagccgaaactggaacctctgaataatttagatttattcttgttattttctaaaatacttagctacagtataccataaggaatgataccgtatcgcacctaatcaagtgccttaagaaacatcaacaggatatcacagtaatcccttatcgactgatatgtaagtaaaagttatgtgtcattgttatacacagttatgtgttagtgttatacacagttatttatcattttctattaattcagttgtagccactacaatatctatgacactggcagtaattataagaacaataatgatgttctataagaggaaatgatgattaggaacaaaaacttacaggtaagtcaaagtatatgttatttgccatttgaaaagaaagttactaacttagaattttttgataaataataattgtgcaaaatatattggatttcaaatttgtcaaaaattgaaatttaagaagcattgtaataatataacattaatattttgatttttcaggagatatcatgcggtggaaggataatatgtaaaaaatattaagcagtatatgaattttcatattgcgtagagataacaaaatgaattttaaaaaatgtcgacatggtaataagaaatagcatcatgacaaagaatatataaagacagtttcattttttataaataaaaatttgttgttccagattttgaaatatagtgaaacgtttaattagtatcttaatatctttaaataattattattttagaatcaattgtaattgtatcatacgtacttttgaattcgtgcaagaacatatgtaattttgaagtagttattattaggaaattgttagacgcgaacagtatgcgaaaagttagtatgtagtgtaataattatcaatcaaaacacaagaattaaattctttaggaaaaaatttccggaatttcttatttacaggattataaagaaatccataataaaaaggagctgctttctaatacttctcttccttgtaatgcctatgttaataataacgaggttcgactttttgtttttagagggatactggaaaatttgaaagtacagtaccattgggaagaaaatcacgatattgaaaacgatatttgcaagtaaatttccaaaaaatctgttttcaaattttcgctttctatttcacattaaaagaaagggctgccttctttctctgcaagacaaaacaaacattctgaatctcgtatcaatgaatgatgtcaataagttatttttcttttcagattgaacaatattccagatttattcataatttcatactacgcgaagaatagactttcataggtatataaaggaaatattaagtataggaaaactctttttcgttgtaggtggcatatgcttcacggttgaacacatgtatttttgaacacatataaatgaaaaagtactcttatggagaaaaagaattgataccttcgattgacattagataatgtatataaacttatgaacaatcactatcagtttgtattttatgtgcacacgcagatttgttggagttcttataaaatgtacttcctgtacgaacgttttattcttccaaattttacgatactatgtctcatataataaccatatggattaaacgtaatataaatgatccgaaaatagactcgaacgacattaattgtctttctatttataccaatatcgaaaatacaagtaaagctggagcaatagtatacaagaatggactatttattattttaaaccaaatcatagcatattcagaatgcacagtattatcatgaaatgtaaatgaatcagttgtaaacgaacgattttactgtaaaatcattgcctcctttttttcatctgaaatatagcagcaatgagtacattcttttaatatataataaaacgagatatctttataaagttacatatgtcatcactggtaactgttatctcgtatgacaccaaatataccgttagtatggaatgatatttttatgaagatatactttaatgatagattttatgaatgaaacgttatataagaaaaattatctcttgttattctatgaagtgtagtagctaatgaagattaattttacgaagtattagagcaaaagagaattaaaaaattaaaaagatctaaataagattgttcgtgtggcttaattatctcaattctggtacaccacttgttacattctaactaattagcgctaaacaataacttgcaaatattaaagatattaacaccttaatattaacacctaaaggttttcaggaaattttataatatttgattattgtatatctagtcattgattgataaaatttcttgtataagcatagatcgaggttgacgtcatacgcagattgcattacaggtatcgttttaatttattttatggctagaatcatttgaatattatacgaataattatttccattcgaacgattaataaatcacgtacctataaaagatatattatgaaaaagacgtgacgaaacaaaaaaatattggaaattccgttgtcattagatcaattatttttgcaatgatttttatttccatgtaattacatatgaaatgggtaattcattcacatctcctcgaatcgaatataattcgttacacttcacaacgattcaaataatggacgggaaatatataataagtttcctgtctttgcgttaaaatagtactgtacaaatcagatgatacaggaaatacccaaaaaacccaattacatccacattgcatgacagcacacttgcaatggatttttgtgatttcaatgtcacagacaatgacacaactaatcagaacacgttcgaggctatagacattgaaattaccgcgtgtttaatacgtttaaagcataaatctaaatttcacgcgattatttctttgtacattgtgaaactcttaaattatcttaatcgaataaataatcctaatgtaataaaacatcttgaaatagacctaaatatctgaaacagaaactcgaaggataagaaatcctaaaaggtactaatcctaaaataacaaactcctaaataataaacaagtgataaaacctgttataaataataaaccttacctggaataatcaaatcctaactaatcgaaaataaaataaggcaagcaattcttaatctctcaagtaatttttccgaaaacacagaaagatagagaaattaaaaagacgcagcacaaattgaagcacaatgaaagtttcagagcgatgaatacgatcgtattaaactaaataattttcaaaagtgaaattacactgaaacgtatatcgatgatatttgtcatttctacgatctgtttcgcttgatcgtgcttcttttctgatgtaaattcaatttataatacgaactaagtttcctttattattattagtcctgcgtctttttaattcgtcacttcttttatttcagaacaatgacgggctccaagatgctgttcggatgtttggcgttaattgcttttctgcatccattagttcacgtttgtacttcgagtagtacagctcaaggtttgtacttcgagttgtctttttccatgcacttcaaattccaatacgatctggtcacgtggccttcgtacaatttcgaaattttacctgtttggtaatcgtcaatgaaaaaagaagttatgcgtgacctcaacacattgaaacaatttttatgattttttatttgccggttggtcagcaagttaatggaaaaatttcacttaactattcgcgttaatttcttcggtttaacttttgggaaatgcttcgttagcttcgggaatattccaacgattcgttttacgtacaaaataagcatgataaatattacatcacggtaatgaatactattggcgtaatacctaagatgaagatgcagagacattcttagaatttctaatgacacctttatagatttctcgtttaatatcgctactacatttgaatcacttttacctaacggtgtcacatagtctcgttggaaatttgtcaaattccttaaaatgatcactgaaaattttcctaaatttccaagaatttatttatcacgaggtaaagaaaatgtgtatagaaagatgagatcgaaggtttaccattttttcaattatggcgaacgcaatatgtaatcaatgaaaattt from Bombus vancouverensis nearcticus unplaced genomic scaffold, iyBomVanc1_principal scaffold0076, whole genome shotgun sequence encodes the following:
- the LOC143305036 gene encoding ectonucleotide pyrophosphatase/phosphodiesterase family member 1-like isoform X1 is translated as MDAEKADEKAVNLEAGVQRSGTMMWADDIYNYQGITPTFAQNFNETVPWEGRTDTLISRFVHPIYTTNFRTLYNEEPDRRGHVM
- the LOC143305036 gene encoding ectonucleotide pyrophosphatase/phosphodiesterase family member 1-like isoform X3 encodes the protein MSKNDAVNLEAGVQRSGTMMWADDIYNYQGITPTFAQNFNETVPWEGRTDTLISRFVHPIYTTNFRTLYNEEPDRRGHVM
- the LOC143305036 gene encoding uncharacterized protein LOC143305036 isoform X2, which codes for MRKDYKEIHNKKELLSNTSLPCNAYVNNNEVRLFVFRGILENLKVQYHWEENHDIENDICKLNNIPDLFIISYYAKNRLS